In Deltaproteobacteria bacterium, the genomic stretch ACTTCGGTGCCGAGATGACACCCGAGCTGCGCGAGCGCGAGGCGGCGATGGCGGCCGAGATGTCGCGCCGCAGCGAGCGATGAGCGACGCTGCGTCTCCGATCCGCCGCGCGATCGCGGCGGTTTGGCGCATCGAGTCGCCGCGCATCCTCGGCGGCCTGGTGCGGATGGTCCACGACGTCGGGCTCGCCGAGGACCTCGCCCAGGCGACCCTGCTCACGGCGCTCGAGCGGTGGCCGAGCACCGGCGTGCCCGACAATCCCGGTGCGTGGCTGATGGCCACCGCAAAGCGTCGGGCGATCGATCACCGCCGCCATGAGCACATGGTCGCGCGGCGCTCGGCGATGATCGCCGACGACGCGCTCGACGATGCCGCGCATTTGTCGGCACTCGAGGCAGCGCTCGACACCGACGTCGACGACGACGTGCTGCGGCTGATGTTCGTCGCGTGTCATCCGCTGCTGGCGACACAGGCCCGCACGGCGCTCACGCTGCGGCTGCTGGGCGGCCTCACCACCGAGGAGATCGCGCGCGCGTTCCTGGTGCCGACGCCGACGGTCGCACAGCGCATCGTGCGGGCGAAGCGAACGCTCGCCGAGGCGCGCGTGCCGTTGCAGGTCCCCCACGCGGCCGAGCGCGCCGAACGGCTGCCATCGGTGTACGAGGTGCTCTATCTCATCTTCAACGAGGGCTATGCGGCCAGCCGCGGCGACGACTGGATCCGCGTGGAGCTCTGCGACGAGGCGCTCCGGCTGGGGCGCATCCTCGCGGCGCTGGTGCCCGAGCAGCCCGAGGCCCACGGGCTGCTCGCGCTGATGGAGCTGCACGCCTCGCGGCTGCGCACCCGCGTCGACGCGCACGGCGATCCGATCCTGCTGCTCGACCAGGACCGCGCGCGATGGGACCACCTGCTGATCCAGCGCGGACTCGCGGCGCTCGACCGCGCCGAGGCGCTCGCACGTCCGCTGGGGCCGTACACCCTGCAGGCCGCCATCGTCGCCTGTCACGCCCGTGCGCGCACCGCCGACGCGACCGACTGGCCCCGCATCGTCGCGCTCTACGACGCCCTGGTCGAGCTCACGCAGTCGCCGGTGGTCGCGCTCAACCGCGCGGTCGCGGTCGGCATGGCCTTCGGTGCGCACGAAGGCCTCGCGGCCGTCGACGCGCTCGCCGACGAGCCGGCCCTGCAGGGCTACCATCATCTGCCAGCCGCCCGCGCCGACCTGCTCGTGAAGCTGGGCCAGCTCGCGCAGGCGCGCGGCGAGTTCGAGCGCGCCGCCGGCCTCACGCAGCACGACCGCGAGCGCGCGCTGCTGCTGCGACGCGCAAAGGACTGCGCGCTGCCGCCCCGGACGCCGGACTGACGCACGCGGGCCGCGAGCGCCGTCGTCGAGTGACGACACCGTCGGCGAGCGTGCTCCCCACCCACGACCCCTTTCGGATCGGGCAGAAGAACCCGCACATCGGGCGGCAGCGATCCCGCAATGCCGCCCGCTCGAGCCCAGCGCGGGACGTCCCCGGGGACAGCCGACGCGACATCCCGCGCCGTCGTTCGTCCGCGACCAGGCGTGCGTGCGCGGGATCGTTGCGCTCCGCGGCGCGGAGGGCTCGCGGCGCGGGCCTTGCTCGGACATCAGCGCAGGAGCCCCTGCACATGTCACGACCGCCACGCACCATCCTCGATCTGTTGCTCGCGTCCACCCTGCTCACGGCGTGTTCCGCCGATGCCGAGCCATCGCCGCGCGAGCGCGTCGAGCTGCGGAAGTCCGGCGTTGCCGCGGCGGGATCGTGCGGCGGCGTCGAGTCGTGCGGGCAGGCCTCGCCCGACGGCTGTTGGTGCGACGAGCTGTGCGTGCAGTACGGCGACTGCTGCGGCGACGCGTTCGAGATCTGCGGCGTCGACGAGTGCGCACCCAAGGGCGCGAGCTGTCCGCCGGGCTCGACGTGCACCGCGATCGACGACGGCTTCGACTGCGTCGCGCCCGACCCGTGCGACGACGCGCGCATCGGCATCGCCTCGTACGAGTGCCCCGCGGGCTGGCGACTGGCGCCCAACCACGCCGGTGCAGCGTTCTGCCTGCGCGAGCAGCTGCCCGTCACCGCGGCGGTCAGCCCCCGCTGTGATCACCTCGACGACGGCTGGATCGGCTACGTCGACGCCGGCGCGGCGGCGTGCACCGCCGACGCCACCACCGTCGCGAACGCGCCGCTGCAGTGTCGCTACGACTTCACGCCGGCCAAGCGCGCCGATCCGTACTGCCACTGGATCGACCAGGGCTACTTCGGCTTCTCGTGGGACGTGTGCCCCGCTGGATCGCACTTCGAGCTCGGCCCCGGCAACGAGCAGCGCTGCATGGTGCGCCCGAAGCGGCTGCCGGTCGGCGCCACCGCCTACTGCGACTACGCCGAGGACGGGTACTTTGGCTTCTACTGGAACACCGCCGCCGATCCCGGCTACACGTGCCCAGCCGGCATGCGCACCGCGGGCAACGGCGGTGCACAGACCTTCTGTCTCGCCGAGGACGCCCAGTGGCCGGCCGCCGTGCGCCCGCTGTGCGATCTCGGATCCGGGTTCGTCGGCGTCGAGTGGGGCCTGGCCTGCGGCGCGTGAGCCAGCTCCAGAGCGACGACGGACGCCGCGCCACCGACACCGCGCAAGTGTCGTCGTGCCCGCGACGCCAAGGGCCGCACATCTTGCTCGAACCCTCGGGAGCACCGCACGGCCCCCACCCACGTGGGCATGCGCGCGTCGTCATCGATCTTCCTGTGCACCCTCGTCGCCTGCCGGGCCGGCGGGCATGGGCCTGCCCACGTCGATGGCGGGGGCGACGGGGGCGACACGATCTCGGGGGGCAGCAGCGGCGTCGGCTCGAGCAGCGGTGACGGCAGCGATGCGGACGGCGGCTCGGCCGACAGCAGCGAGTCGAGCAGCGG encodes the following:
- a CDS encoding RNA polymerase sigma factor, whose protein sequence is MSDAASPIRRAIAAVWRIESPRILGGLVRMVHDVGLAEDLAQATLLTALERWPSTGVPDNPGAWLMATAKRRAIDHRRHEHMVARRSAMIADDALDDAAHLSALEAALDTDVDDDVLRLMFVACHPLLATQARTALTLRLLGGLTTEEIARAFLVPTPTVAQRIVRAKRTLAEARVPLQVPHAAERAERLPSVYEVLYLIFNEGYAASRGDDWIRVELCDEALRLGRILAALVPEQPEAHGLLALMELHASRLRTRVDAHGDPILLLDQDRARWDHLLIQRGLAALDRAEALARPLGPYTLQAAIVACHARARTADATDWPRIVALYDALVELTQSPVVALNRAVAVGMAFGAHEGLAAVDALADEPALQGYHHLPAARADLLVKLGQLAQARGEFERAAGLTQHDRERALLLRRAKDCALPPRTPD